The Mycobacterium seoulense genome has a window encoding:
- a CDS encoding TetR/AcrR family transcriptional regulator — protein sequence MTTHSADGRADATRRQILQAASHQFARRPYHDVGLDDILAEAQLTKGAMYFHFKSKHALAVELINKQIAAATVAVGDLLTRGLSGLETLIDFSYLIAVQDIKTDLVRAGLNLIESVGHSEGLQDTLMNGWVDALSQVVAQAIAEGDIDDQCDPRDVGRLMVALHMGLRKTSNLDEPERFLLDLEGCWMLILGGILQPDRTDYFRQFLRRRAALAVNASSPDEDST from the coding sequence ATGACGACCCATTCGGCGGACGGACGCGCGGATGCGACGCGGCGACAGATTCTGCAGGCCGCCTCGCATCAGTTCGCGCGCCGGCCGTACCACGACGTCGGACTCGATGACATTCTCGCCGAGGCTCAGCTGACCAAAGGCGCGATGTATTTCCACTTCAAGTCGAAACACGCCCTGGCGGTGGAGCTCATCAACAAGCAGATCGCCGCGGCCACCGTCGCCGTGGGAGACCTGTTGACCAGAGGGCTTTCCGGTCTGGAAACCCTGATCGACTTCTCGTATCTGATCGCCGTTCAAGACATCAAGACGGATCTGGTCAGGGCGGGCCTGAATCTGATCGAGTCGGTCGGGCACTCCGAAGGGCTGCAGGACACCCTGATGAACGGATGGGTGGACGCCCTGTCGCAGGTGGTTGCGCAGGCCATTGCCGAGGGCGACATCGACGACCAATGCGACCCGCGCGATGTGGGACGCCTGATGGTGGCCTTGCACATGGGGCTGCGAAAGACCAGCAATCTGGACGAACCGGAACGGTTCCTGCTCGATCTGGAGGGCTGCTGGATGCTTATCCTGGGCGGGATCCTGCAACCGGACCGAACCGATTACTTCCGTCAATTCCTAAGGCGGCGTGCGGCCCTCGCCGTCAACGCCAGTTCGCCCGATGAAGATTCGACGTAA